ttatttgaatgtcaagggtccgatattcgaattaacctaataatctactgccagattaattgattgaatccgtaattgtttaattgattaataccagtggTGACTAGAGTGATTTGTTCcatgttagggaaacgtatgatttaatttaaataaaccctcgtagcgtgtttattggttagggttgggcttttctaattcttaatgtaATCGAGGAATTAAATCTTATAGTCGTATCTAGGGTTATTTTTTGGTTAGGAAAATAGTTAAtagtcgtaccttgactatcaaaaaagtaaggaaaagttGGTTATTTATCGCGTGtataacaactataaccaatctattaatgagtaattgaattatctttacatcgatgatcagttgaatggaccgtATCTGAAAAATTGCACCTTTGGCTAGAGTCGTACTTATTATTGATTAATtcatattatttttgttaattgtttcaatagttggttaattagttattttatattttccaaaCCCCCCCCATATTCTGAATTttagaagaaacaaattatccccaatccctctgaattcgaccctactcaccactatatacaaaatttatatttttgttgagtaggtatttattattgtatatGCTCGATACTTGTCAACTGTTCATTTATGAGTAAACAGGCTTTCAGTTAGGTCAGTTTAATAACTTTACTTAATGTTGAAGATTATTTCATTATACTCTCTCTTTCACACACACCCACACCCATATTTTCCTTTCCTCTGAATGTACaaataaagataatttttaaattataatatTTGTGTGATATTTCAATTCAATGTTATAATTCAGTTAgttattaaacaaaaatagcTTTATCAATTTaccaatttaatatttttagcacttaattttcatatttcaaaatttaagaTTCTTgactttagttttatcaaacataGCCTTAGTTGTGTTTAATTTTCAAGCTAAAGAAAAGTAGAGGACTATATGGCAATGCCGGCCACCTAGCCATTTTTTAATGTAAAGGTTTGTAATACTTTGATTTTCAGATTgaactttaattatttttttcttaatattttatGTTATAGACTTGTAGTTGAGTATATGGATTGTTTTCTTCTTCGATATATAAATAACAAAATATGAATAAAAATCAACACCTATGAAAGAACAGATGAAAAAAGTCAAAAGGATGACTTGGGTGGACAAGGGGCAGGAACGGTTGCAGTTCTTGGcggttttggtcatttttaaCAGCGTGTAATTTTGGTTGCACACGATGTAACTTTATTTGCAcaatatataaatttagaacaaaattttatgGATTCGACACACAttgtaaaaattaatatataactAGTGATTTGGATCGCACATTTCTTTTTGTCAAAATCTGGCTGTGAACAGTTTAGGAGCGGTCATTCTGCCCCTCATCCGACTTGGGTTAGTGGGTCGGTAATTGAGTACTGGGAGACATTGTTTAAAGAATGGAAATGGGCGTGGGATGGGACCCATCACATTGAGCTTTTGTAGGAGCATTgatttttctagaaaagaagtCCACATCTACGAATAATTGTTGGAAAACAAGGTCAGGGTGGAAGCGGATATGGATCAAGATTGGGCCGATGGGACTTTGTAGTTTGAAGACTGACTTAGTAAACTAATTAAAGAATTGTCCACAGTCTTCCGTCAAGACGCTGTAAAACGACTTGCTTTCAAATCAAGACCGTGCACGTTAGGATTGAAGGATTTTCCCCTCATAAGTTTTAGCTgaaattaattgaaaatagaaTGGTCATTTTCTATCTTTTTACACCGCATTCCCACTTGTTTATACTTTACATCCtatttaaatccatttacatcaTGCATTCGTTTGTTTACATCataagaaaaaattatttggaTTGAAACTAGTACTTTTCAATGATTTGCAAGCTGCTGGGATTTTTTTATTGTCTGGATTAGCAGTTTTTGgaagtgtttttgaaaaattttactatggcagtatatatgaaattttaaaaaatgtttgatatattatataaatgtgatatttttttgaattactgtgtattactgtaatatttgaagaatttatttttgaaaaaaatgaccGATCAAAACGGAGATCAAGTTTGTTAGGTAACAAGCCAATTACCATGCAATAAATCTGAGTTGTGTTTTTCATGGTAATAATTTTGGGTGCTTGGACATATAATGAGCACTTGCGAGATTGTTATCAAGCTAATTTTGAAGTTTGATGGAAGAATTGAAAGAGATTAAAAATTTCTACCAAGTATAGAAGCATGAGGTCTTCAACATGTGACAATAATGTGAGTCCTTGAATAAAAAACCAAATGCTTTCGAGTTTTGGTCACTTGATGGCTGCCTTTGCTCTTGTTCTCAAGAATGGTGGGATGATAAATGCATAGCTGCTATTAATGAATCTTCTTACAAGACTTATAGGAACTAGATAATAGATTATACAGAAAGGAGAAAAGAATCAACTAACAACATTTTAACCTTACATATATGAGATCAGCCACACTAATAAAGAGAGAGAACAGACATgccagaaaattaatttttttacaaaaaaattaataaatcagAAAGATATGCATTTTAATTACCGACCATCAGAGAGAAGATAGTCTGCTACAGAATGTGAAAAACATTTCTCTGTGGAAACGTCAAAACCAACAGCAGAACCCCTCATGGCCAGTGATGATAAATCAGGCAGGGCAACTGATCCCTCCAAGTACAACAGAAATTGCCTCATACTTGGCCTAAGATTTGGTTCTGAATGAGAGCATAACAAGCCTAGTTTCAACACCAATTCTGCTTCCTCTTTCACATACTCAGCACCCAGCTTTTGATCAACCGCTTGGAGAATATCCCCTTCTTTCCAGCAGAAAAATACCCAATCTACTGCTCGGGGATCTATTGGCCTTCTTCCACATGCAACCTCTAGCAAAAAGGCCCCAAAAGCATATACATCAGTCTTCGTTGTGGCCCTCCCTGTCCTACTATACTCAGGGGCAAGGTACCCAAAAGATCCCGCTACATGGGTGCTTTGAGGCAGAGTTCCATGATCGTATAGCCTTGCCAGGCCAAAATCTCCTAATCTTCCATTCAGTTCAGCATCCAACAATACATTACTGGCTTTTACATCTCTGTGGATCACAACTTTCTCCCATTCTTCATGTAGATAAAACAACCCTGATGCTACACCTTTGATGACTCGCAATCTTTGGCTCCAGTTGAGGATATACTTGGGCTGGTTATACAAAAATTTATCTAGACTACCATTGGGCATGAACTCGTATACCAAAAGTAACTCTCCTTTACGCCGACAATAACCCAAGAATGGTACTAAATTTCTATTGCGTAAGCGACCAATACTGATGATTTCTGCAACAAATTCTCTCATTCCCTGTCTTCCTTGATGAGAGACCTTCTTGACAGCAACCTCAACCTTGTTTGTTGTCAAAATGCCTTTGTAGACCCTGCCAAACCCGCCTTCTGCCAACAATTCTTTTTCTCTGAACCCCTCAGTGGCAATGTATAAATCCTTATACTTGAACCTGTGAGGTCCATAAGCAAGCTCCCATTCTTCCAGAACTTCTGCAAACTTCCACTTTCTCCATAGATAATAAGCTACTCCAGATGTTAGTATTATCAACATCAGTACAAAAATCAGGGGCAATCCCATGGTTAAAATTTTAGACACTTTCTTATGTCCAATCCGAGGTAGCTTGGGGAGCCGAGAGAGATCAAGAGCTTGGGCAACGCCATTCATCCTGAAGCTCCATCCAAGTATAAAATTAGTTATTCCTGTTTTGAGTGGACTAGAGACTGCCGAAAAGCCAACATACATGGTCTGCTGTAAAATTGGCGAAAGATCATACTTCAAAGACAAAAGAGGAGTATGTGGTTTAGTAGCCTCCATTGGAGCTAATGTTACATCGATTCTCCTCTCCACCCCGTCGTATTCCACCCAAAGCTGCATCGGTTGACCGCTGATGAGAGTTAAGTTGTCAAATGAACTCTTGTTATTAGCTTGGTAACTCGCTGGTGCGGATGCCTTGGAGATCACAGAGTTAATATCAATACCAACATGGTTGTCATTGATATCTTCAATATCTTGGTCTTGGTAAATGTCAAGCTCCACAGCAAAAACGTGATTTGTTTGATTTCCATTGGTGTTTGTATCGAAGAGGCCAAGCAACGGATAGGAAGGCACTTGTGCAAGTTTTCTTCTTGGTGCAATCGCGAATGCCATTCCCGTACCAGTCACGCCTGGGACATCGGGTACTATAGCAAACACAAATTgggtggaaaagaagaaagctgAACTATTAGGTGTGGTCTTGAAGTTGATGGGATTAGGATAGAAGGCGTACCTAGTTTGTAATATGGTGCTGTTGGTTACCCGCAGGAGGCCATCTTTGGTGActgttgtgacagccccacctccccctaaggcaaaccaaagggttcggcggaccgcctgcccaactctcgccgggactcagtcgttcactcacacaaatcataaatagaaccacaagaaaaaaaaaacaaaacgaggatccaaaatttaaaacaaaacttatatacatagatatctcagaaggaagtacaaccgtcaataaacagaggttctcaattcaccatacaaccagcccgtgctaAGCACTagagcgagaaccattacaaaagaaaaccaagagctagacccagctagtctataccggctctcgtccttacttgccttcccctgttaaggaaaacaaactaaaggggtgagctataagctcagtgaggttccgaacacataggcaataagaagttcaatgcattcattacatgttaccaataattcaaatacaaaagaaagcgataaacaccttcattaaaaggatacgtgctcacaaggagccattcgttcattcattcgttcattcattctcccttCGTTCCCtcataccttcaatcatttgaaaatgcatttgtatataagtaaaaccctcattcattcattcgttcattcattcattcaccaggctccaccaacctccaccaacctacaaggtaatactcgagtataccaaaacgttcacccaggtccctaatcgcccgatcgagtccgcttctggctcgagacgactggtaacaaggggcagtggccagttcagccaaaaggcttacattcatgcgcaattaacatttcaatcattgaaaatttcacaatcatttaggccaatgcgataaagtacacacttgcctcgaaaactcgttttggcaatcattgaaaacatttaacacgttatcaatcactcatacaagccatataatcatgaaacataacaaacaaggaacactcacctatacacgcaaaataacgtccacttctcaatcaccaatgaaacctaaaagtaaacaaagaacacattacaatccatctagcatgatttggatgaaaacAAGGATTACCCAACTACccgcgagtaaacgtataaaatgacttttaaagtgtcaatagaGCATATGGATCCGTGGACGGAAATTACTAGGGTTTATAAACCAACCgtgaaaccaaactcaaaaggttatgaaatttccggcagaaaacactttaaccaacgACAAATCGAAAACCAATAAGGTAAGCTAAGAAGTATTGATTCCAGAATCAtttatgtagctcaaaatcaatagactatatgccttgatgaaaatcatgaaaaggtggcaaaatatctcactttcactcttaaaacttcacttaaaagttattcacttgtggccaagagaaccctaggtcaacctctatattttggtaaacagtaagtaaacgtttggaatttcaacccaaagaggtattaggttttagaatggtaaaatgatcattttatttgccaagcggaaatatacaggttcaaatagaaatttagccctcggccaccttttgaaagagccggtaacattttcagtaaatacgtccaattcgtcacaaaatacattcgcaaaattactttaacttgctcacattacaagaagataaacggacggcatgtcctttgtgtttacctattttccagccattaatggcttcattattttcctcaaaacagtcccaacatctatatagaataatctcatgtctaaaagccattcactaggcttaaagtcatataaatacaaaaataaatacaaaaatcaagctagaaacatttccggataaaaacagtttttgacaccattttgcggttttggcaccattggcgctacgattatcggatgaaggtgcaagacacactgtttcgaagctaacagatagggctacaatgttgaagaaggtcactcagtccagtttgtagtgaaacaaggtcaaaattgacatatatgaaaccagaaactcacaaacaggttggctaaccgcacaattgttaaacagcaataattcaggctaccgaagtccgattgaagtttatcttatggtgtttcgaagctaaaacacaaccct
This region of Coffea arabica cultivar ET-39 chromosome 3c, Coffea Arabica ET-39 HiFi, whole genome shotgun sequence genomic DNA includes:
- the LOC113735893 gene encoding L-type lectin-domain containing receptor kinase IV.1-like, with product MAFAIAPRRKLAQVPSYPLLGLFDTNTNGNQTNHVFAVELDIYQDQDIEDINDNHVGIDINSVISKASAPASYQANNKSSFDNLTLISGQPMQLWVEYDGVERRIDVTLAPMEATKPHTPLLSLKYDLSPILQQTMYVGFSAVSSPLKTGITNFILGWSFRMNGVAQALDLSRLPKLPRIGHKKVSKILTMGLPLIFVLMLIILTSGVAYYLWRKWKFAEVLEEWELAYGPHRFKYKDLYIATEGFREKELLAEGGFGRVYKGILTTNKVEVAVKKVSHQGRQGMREFVAEIISIGRLRNRNLVPFLGYCRRKGELLLVYEFMPNGSLDKFLYNQPKYILNWSQRLRVIKGVASGLFYLHEEWEKVVIHRDVKASNVLLDAELNGRLGDFGLARLYDHGTLPQSTHVAGSFGYLAPEYSRTGRATTKTDVYAFGAFLLEVACGRRPIDPRAVDWVFFCWKEGDILQAVDQKLGAEYVKEEAELVLKLGLLCSHSEPNLRPSMRQFLLYLEGSVALPDLSSLAMRGSAVGFDVSTEKCFSHSVADYLLSDGR